CACGCTGCACCGAAGGCGTCGCCGCTCAGCAGGCGGAAGTGGAAGCTGGACAGCACCACTGGACCGTAGTTCACGTACCGCTCCAGGACCTCGGCGGTGCGGGAGGGGAGGCGGGAATGCCAATGGGCAGGAATCAGAAAAGGGGTCATGGATGCTCCTTGCCCGGTTCAGGGGCCTTCACGTCAGGGTACAGTGGAGGGTTCACGGTTCAGGCCTGTGCGGACTTGAGCCCGCCTCCGGGCATCAGCGTTGAGGGCTGTCTGCACGCCTGATGAAAGAGATCTTCCCTTCCATCCTGCACGAGGGGCGCAGAAGGTCAGGTGGACTCCGGGTCAGCCAAAGGGAAAGCCTCAGGGCCCTAGCGAGGGCGGTTCAGGCGCTCCAACAGGTCGGTCAGTTCCGGCGCGCGCGGCGAGGCGGCGGGGGTCCGTCCGGCCAGAGTATCCAGGTCGGCAGTGGATAACACCAGGCCGAACCCGGCCAGCTTTGTCTGGAGCTGCATCAGGGTCAGGCCGCCGCCGTAAGGGCCCGCAGTGGCCTGGGGATCGTCCAAGTTGCAGTACTCCAGTTCATCGTCCCGCTCGACGGTGAGGTAGAAATACTGAAGCGGCGCATCCCAGCCGTAGGACAGCGTGAGGTCGCCTTGCTGGAGCACCGGCATCTCAGTTCACCGCCCGGTCGCGGGCTTCGCGCTGCTCGCGGTCAAAGTCGGCCCAGGTCTGAGCCTCTTTGACTTCAACGCGGATGTGCCCGTGGTACTCGTCGGAACTATTGCCTTCCGCCGTGACTTCCAGCAGCAGTCGGCGCTTGTTGCCGCCGTGGGTGGCCTGCGCCCACAGCTGCACTAAGAACTCGGCGTGGACACCACCCCAGGAGCAGCCGGCTACCACGTCGGCCTGGCGCTGGAGCATGTCGGCGGCGATGAGCCGGGCTTCGTCAGGGGAATGGCCACAGCGTTCCAGCATCTCAGCCATTGCGTTGAGCATCCGTTGAGTCTGTTCTTTCACGGGTAATCGCCTCCTTATCTATAGGCAGAATATCACGTTTAACTTCATATTACGTAAAATAATTCTTTTACGCATATATGATTGCAAAGCCGGATATGGATGTATTTGTCGTGCCAGCCGTAGCCAAAGACGGTCTTCCTAAATTTCATCAGGGTGGGGGACGCCACCCTATTGCGTAAAACATGTTGGAGTTGCGTAAAACTGCTGAGGCCACAGAAGCCTCAAGAAGACCCCTCGAACGCTCCGCCAGGGGGAGACTTAAGAAACCTGTGGCCTCCGTACGACTGAGGCCACAGGTGGATCTAAACGTTATGGCAATCCAGTCAGAGTGACCTTATCCTCCTGTGCTCAGCCGCTCTGGATGAGCGGCTAGGAAGGTGCGCCAGTGTCTTACGCTGTCTTGAGCTAGCTGCTTCATTTCCTCGTGGGATCGCCCCACTACGACGGCCTGATCAGCCAATCCGCTCATCTGAATGCGGCTGGGTGTCAATGTGCCGTCAATCAAAGGGACAAAGTTGAGCCGGTATACATCTGGATCGCGGAACAGCAGGAGGAAAACGTATCCATGTTCCGCGCGAGTCTGAAAGAACGTGTCACCTGGTCGCACGCTGAAGACAAGGCCACCCTGCCAATTTTCTGAAGGAGAGAATCCTTCCGGGAGTTCAAACCAAGCGGCGTTGGGCCCTGGGCCGGTGTGCTCGGATAATGGCTGCTGCGCCGCATGCTCCGCTGCCGCACGCGTCAATGTGACTGGCTGTGCAGTAAAGAGTGCTTTCTGGAAGAGTTCTTCAAACATCTGGGTTACTTGCATCGCGGGGACAACCCTGCCTTGAAGCTCTTCTGCAAGCTTCAGCAGCTGATCTTCTTGGTGCCAGTGATATCCCATGCCCTGACGGGCTTCACGTTTGAGCTTATCGAGATACCGAGTCATGTAAGTAAGATACGAGACGTAGAGTCGAGGCACCACCACATCTAGGCCTGACTACCAATGGTTCGGACAGTTTCAGCATTTCGCATGAAGCGACCCGATGAATACGCTGTTTTCACCTCTCTCCCCTCGCGGGGGAGGCCAGGAGGGGGGTAACGGGACTGCCCTCCTAGACGATGTTTTCGCAGAGGCCGCTCCGCACTGCTCGAAAAGTGTCCGAACCATTGGACTACACGATTGGCAAATTTTTGTACGCTAAGCCCTCGTCTCGCCTGTCTCGATTGAAGCCTCTGAAATTGAGGAGTGAAAAACGTCGATTCCATCGGTTCTGGAATCTGTCCCAAAAGAAGTAGAGCTGAATTGAGACGACAGCTGGAGATCGACTGCATCAGCGTTCCCGCATGCGTCACTGCGAAAAACACTGTGTGGAACAATGATTTTCGCTTGGCGTACAATTTTGCGCCAATCGTGTACTGAGGCCCATTCTGCTCTGCAACAACTTGAAGCCCCTTTTTGCATAGCCCTCTTGGCAGCCTCTAAAGTGAACTTGCCTTTGCTTGTGATTCGGACGTCAACTGAATAGGGATAAGTCAACTCTATCTAAGTCAGAATCCTCTGTCTGCACCATTGCAGACAGAGGAGTTATTATATTTAGAGGGCTTCAGGCTCCAAAAGGATTAGTCATCAGAAACCAAAGAAATAGGGCCAAGGCGAAAAGTATCGCGGTTTCCCTACTGTTATTCTCCAGTAAACGTAGAATTCGGTTAAGGGGAATTCGAGCTCCTAGTGCGACTAACGTTAGGAGAAATGCAAGGAAAGCGAGAAGTAAGGTAGGTTCAGGAAGAGTCATTTTGGTCCTTTGGGAATAGAACTACCTGTCTCCAGTCCGTGGACTATACTGGAGACGATAGAGAATGGACGTGCGCCTTGAACAAGCGCAATCCGGTTTCTCGTCGGAAATCTGAAGGACGATCAGCTTATGCGAGCGCGAAGATCGTCCTTTTCTTGGCTATATCGGTAGCAATGTTGCCTCCGAGAAAGCTCTCCTGTGCTGAAATGGCGTCAGGGACGCTATTCGGCACGGAGTAAGAACGTGGATCGATGACCAGCACGTCTTCTTTAATTTTGTGGATCGCAGGCCTCAGTCGCGCCGGCACTGCTCAATCCTCTCTCAAATCACTCCTTGTTGCTCCTCGGGGGGAGCGAAGAACCTGGACGAAATCTTCGCGAGGCGAGCGTTCGGACTGTAACCGTGGCGCGACCGTGCCGGACTGAACCCCTATCTAAGAGGCATGACCGGACTTCCCTCTGTTCCTGCGAAGTGCTACCAAGTGGTAGCGGTGCGACAAGTGTATAGGTTGTATTCGCCAGGGTCAAACTAACCACGCATATACAAGATGTTGATCTCATAAGCCACTGAAGCGGAGGCGGAGGCCTGCTTTCCAGCGCACTGGGGGCTTCAGACCAGATCGTGGTATTCACCCTGATGATCTCCCGCAGACTGTCTGGGACGGTGCTGATTGGAGAGCAGCGATTATGTTGTCGCCGCTGGCCCAGTGGAGTGACATTGTGACTCGCGTGCTGTTGCCGCAGTTGGCAAGACAGGTGTCCACACAGCGCTGAAAGGGTTGAGGATTGGCTCTAGAGTGTTTAGACTCTGGGGAGAGGCCAGAGTCATTTACGACTCTGGCCTTTACCATTTTTAGCTCACTATTTCCAGGTTATTGATGAGCTGATGGAATCGTCTCTCTCTGGCTTGCAAAGTGCTGGCATGTCCGCCGCTATGAAAGAACAGCAGGTTAAGCGCAAAAATCTCCTGTATATAAATTTGTTTATCTGTGCTGGGCCTTCCTGCCCCTATTCGAGCTTTGTAAAGATATGTCGGATCTACATATTCTTTAACTATACTTTCTAATATTTCATAATGCCTATGCATCTCATTTTTACTGTCTACCAATGCCTCTAACTTGCCATAAATGAACGTAACAGTGTCGCAGAGCTGTATGAGATTACTTTTATCGCTATCTAGAAATATCGGATCTGCGATCTTAGTAAAGATGCCTTGTGACCTGAAGAATTCAAATGCTACAAGCGATCTATATACTTCGTGTTTTTGGCCTGCATCGCAAATTATATCTGCCTCCCAGTCGTATTCCAGTGAATCCTCTTCGATGGTGGTAAGCATCTCTGCAAGGGCTTGGACGTAGATATTGTCGTATAAATCTTTGAATCTTGACCTGCTTACATCACCGGTGTAGAAACCATCGTAGTCGGCATGGTGATTAGGCGCAAATAATGCTGTTAAACGTCTTCTGCTTGCCGTTGAGATAAAGGTTCTGAAGAAAATCTTATTTCTCTTATAAATATCTAATGCGTTCTTCAAATATATTAAATGCCGCTCAAAAATTTTAGCATCAGAGCGGTCTTTTGAAAAAACGCCATCTCCATTCCAAATTTCTTGTGCATGGATTTCCGGCCATCCGCCACGGCGTATTCTCGGACGTTCAAGTCGGAGACGTCTTCTTTCCTTGACTCCATGCGTCTCTGGTTGTGTAACAGGATATTTACGATTTCTGAGATCCTTCGCAATTCTTTTTCTCAGCGCATTGATATCGTTGTCAACAGTCTGCATGACTTCTTCTGGAACATAAATTGCACCTAACAGCATTACTTGACCATCATTGCTTGCAGTTTCATCGATGAAAATATGCATTCGCTTGGTTGTATGTAATAGGCTCATTTTACCCCGCATTTATATTTTTGAAAGCAATGAGGTGGTGCAAGGTCTGTCAACGCGAAATTATCAGAGGATCGTCCACACATACTATTCTGCAACTGCTTGAGCCAAGGCGATAACCTTCTTGTAGTGCTTATTCACGCGGTAGCCCAGATGGGCGGCACTCCGGGCATGGTCACGCAGAGCGCACTTTTTGATCAGCCCCGGCGGAATGAACTTCAGGTTCGCTTTGGTGCAGGTCTGAAGCACCCGCAGCCGCAGGGCATCGAGCGTGTCGTAGGGAAACATTCGTTTGCTCTGGGTGCCGGCCAGCGTGTCGGGATAGAGGGGGTCATACCCCGCCTGGTGGATTAGCCGCTCCAGGGCAGTGGCGGCCTGGCCAGTGAGCGGTGTGACCACGTCGTCGCGCAGCAAGGTCCGCTTCTCTGGATTGAAGGCACTCCACTTCAGCCGCAGCAGGGTGGTCATGGGGAGCGCGTGGTGCCAGATCAGCAGGAGGGCAGCGAAGAGGTTGGGATCGGTTTTGGCAGCCCTGAGCAGCTTTTCGATGGCCGCTTTGGGCGGCAGCGGGTCGCTCCGGAGTTCGACCGAGGGGAGCTGGAAGTCCACGAGGGGGTCGCCGTGCAGCAATTCCAGCTTTCGCAGGGCGCGGTAGAGGGCGCGGAGGGCGGTGACCCGGCTGATCCGCGTGTTGCCTTTGGCCTCGGTGCCGTCGATGTTGGTGAGGATGACCCGCTGGAGCCAGGGCTGGAAGTCCGCCGGTGGCCGCAGCAGGGAAACATGGTCGCGGCGGGCGGCCTCGAAGATGGGGCGCAGGTTGCTGATCAGCTGGGGGGCACGGCCAGGGAGGCGGTCACGTTCGTGGAGGGTAGGAATTAAGGTGTCGAGGTCCAGGTCGTGGAGCGCCTGGGTGACTTTGCGGGCGAGCTCGTCGGTGGAGAGTTCCTCAGGCATGAAGCATTATCTTAGAACGGATATGAGTAATTCAAAACAGTGAATTAGCTTATTTTCCTGCACCTGCACACTCATTCCACTTCTTCTAACCTTGGAACCTGCTCAAGAACATCTGCCTTGACGTCTCTCTCTTCACCCACCACACCTAGCTCGTCTCGCAGCAGCTGAAGCTGAGCCAGATTGTTCTCATCATGCGTTGGCATACCGCATGAGCATGACAGATCGCTCTGGCTGACTCCACCACAACTGCTCACACGGCGGCCTCGACCACCCACAATTGAACCACTAGGTCCAGTTGCGTTGGCCAGCAACTCATTTTCATACCTACGTAAGAGGGCCTCTTGATAGGCAAGTCGTGACTTGCCTATAGTAGGGGTGTGGCGGACCTCTATGACGCCCTGGCCGCTCCAGCTCGGCGGACGATCCTCGATGCGCTGTGCGCGCGCGATGGTCAGACTCTCTTCGAACTCTGCGTCCGTCTCACCACCCATCACGACCTGACCCTCACCCGCCAAGCCGTCTCCCAACATCTCCAAGTACTTGAAGCCGCTGGACTCCTGACCACCCACCGTCAGGGTCGCGTCAAGCTCCATTACGTTGACCCTACTCCCCTGGACGCCCTCGTGACCCGCTGGCGTCGCCCCGCATCCACTCCACCGGAGGACCCCACATGAACATCACTGTCACTAGCGTGTTTGTAGATGATCAAGCTAAAGCCCTGGCCTTCTATACGGATATCCTCGGGTTTGAGCCCAAGCAGGATGTGTCACTCGGAACCCACCGGTGGCTCACCGTGGTGTCCCCTGGAGACACGGATGGAGTCGAGCTCCTTCTGGAACCGGACCAGCACCCGGCCGTCGGTCCCTTTAAGCGGGCCCTCGTGGAGGACGGCATTCCTTGTACGTCCTTCAGCGTGACGAATGTCCAGGCTGAGTATGAGCGGCTGTGTGCGGCGGGGGTGGCGTTCACGCAGCCGCCCGTAGCGATGGGGCCAGTGACAACGGCTGTGTTTGATGACACGTGCGGCAACCTGGTGCAGATTGCGCAACTGCATTGAGCGGTTCACCATGCCAGATGTGCGGTGCAATCG
Above is a window of Deinococcus betulae DNA encoding:
- a CDS encoding DUF3800 domain-containing protein, whose protein sequence is MHIFIDETASNDGQVMLLGAIYVPEEVMQTVDNDINALRKRIAKDLRNRKYPVTQPETHGVKERRRLRLERPRIRRGGWPEIHAQEIWNGDGVFSKDRSDAKIFERHLIYLKNALDIYKRNKIFFRTFISTASRRRLTALFAPNHHADYDGFYTGDVSRSRFKDLYDNIYVQALAEMLTTIEEDSLEYDWEADIICDAGQKHEVYRSLVAFEFFRSQGIFTKIADPIFLDSDKSNLIQLCDTVTFIYGKLEALVDSKNEMHRHYEILESIVKEYVDPTYLYKARIGAGRPSTDKQIYIQEIFALNLLFFHSGGHASTLQARERRFHQLINNLEIVS
- a CDS encoding ArsR/SmtB family transcription factor, with amino-acid sequence MADLYDALAAPARRTILDALCARDGQTLFELCVRLTTHHDLTLTRQAVSQHLQVLEAAGLLTTHRQGRVKLHYVDPTPLDALVTRWRRPASTPPEDPT
- a CDS encoding VOC family protein; its protein translation is MNITVTSVFVDDQAKALAFYTDILGFEPKQDVSLGTHRWLTVVSPGDTDGVELLLEPDQHPAVGPFKRALVEDGIPCTSFSVTNVQAEYERLCAAGVAFTQPPVAMGPVTTAVFDDTCGNLVQIAQLH